AAGGCCGGCGTAGGCTCGCGCCATGGCCAGCGGCGTCACCGCGCCACTACCCAGGGCCATCGACAGATCGCGGGGAATGTCGGCGCCGTCGAAACCGAAGCGCTGGACGAACCGCCACGCGTAGTCGACCCCGATATCCCGCAAAACCCGGATCGATACCAGGTTGCGGGAGTTGACCATGCCTTCCCGCAGCCGGGTCAGGCCGAAGAACTGCTCGCTGAAGTTTTCGGGTTTCCAGCTGCGCTCCAGCTGATCGTCTTCGAACACGATTGGCGCATCGTTGACGAGCGTTGCCGGCGTGTAGTCGCGGTCGAGGGCGGCCGCGTACACAAACGGCTTGAAGCTTGAACCGGGCTGACGCTTGGCCTGCGTCGCGCGGTTGAACTTGCTGCGCTGAAAGTCGAGTCCGCCGACCAGCGCTCGCACCGAACCATCTTCCGGGGCCAGGGACACCAGGGCCCCCTGCACGTCGGGAATCTGGGTCATCTGCCACTGGCCCTCATCGTCGAGCGCCACCCGGATAACGTCCCCGACGGCCACCACGTCCGCGACGGTTTCGGGGGCCGGTCCTCGCGAGTTGACGTCCTTGTAAGCGCGGGCCCAGGCGATAGACGCAAGCTCGACGGCAACCGTCTGACCGTCGGGCAGATAGGCCAGGAAAAACCCTTCATCCAGCGACAGCACCAGCGCCGGCTGCATGCCGCTGACAACGCCAAACCGATCGAGAACGTCGTCCCAGTCGGCGGAGGTCGCAGTTTGGCTCAGCTCGAACTGGGCCTCCGGCCCGCGATAGCCGTGCCGCTGATCGTAGTCGATCAAACCCTTGCGTACGGCACGGTTGGCGGCGTGCTGCAGACGGGAATCGATGGTGGTGTATATGGTATAGCCACCGGAGTAGATGTCGTCGCCGAGCATCGTCAAGGCTCGGCTGCGTGCCAGCTCGGCGGCATAAAGCGCGTCAACTTCGATCGTCGGATCGTGGGCGTAAGCGTAGTCTTGGGCTTGGATTGCGGCCTTGGCTTCCGCCTCGGGGACATAGCCTTGCTCCGCCATGCGCCGCAGCATGTAGTTGCGGCGCCGCGTGCTCAGGTCCAGGCTGCGCAGCGGGTTGACCCGCGAGGGCAGCTGGGCACAGGCGGCGATCATTGCGCTTTCGGCCAGCGTCAAGTCGTCAACGTGCTTGCCGTAGTAGCCCTGGGCCGCAGCGGCAACGCCGTAGGCTCGGTTGCCCAGGTAGATCTTATTCAGGTAAAGCGCGAGGATCTCGTCTTTGGTGAGCTCACGCTCGATCTTGAGCGCCAGAAACCATTCCTTGAGTTTCCGGGTAAACAGCTTTTCCCGAGACACGAGTCCAAAGTCCCGCGCCAGCTGTTGCGTGATGGTGCTGCCGCCTGGACCCTTCTCGCCACCGGTTTTTGCGATGTGCCAAATGGCGCGCGCGATACCCTGGTAGTCCACGCCGGGATGCTCATAGAAGCGGGCGTCCTCGCCGGCGATGAAGGCGTTTTTAAGGTTGTCCGGGATCTGGTCGATGGTTAGGGGTGATCGGCGCTTTTCGCCATAGACCTGCATCAGCTGGCCGTCACTGGAATAAATCCTTAACGGAACCTGCAGCTGAACGTCGCTCAGGACATCCACGTCGGGAAGTCCGGGATTGATGATCAGGTAGCTGACGAAGAGCGTACCGGCACCCAGCAGGACGCCCGTAAGGCCCAGAATTGACAGCCATTTAGTGATTTTCAGGGCGCGACGGATTCTGGGAGACATGTTTGGGGTCGGAGTGTGAACTGGATCAAGGTCCCTGGGGATGGGACAGTATAAAAGAGGTTAAGCAAAGGCTCTAGCTACCTGTGCACATTACAATTTCGACCGGATAATCGAAGAAAAGATCCGGCGTACCCTTTAAAATAGTGCGCGTTGAAAGGGTAATCGGGGCTTTTTTCTGAGGGGGTTAACGAATTTTTTCCTTTGTGTTGATCCCTAGTTGACTTTCGTATTTAATGTTAACTTGTAATTAATTGCCGTAAGGCAGTGTTGTAAGGACAAAAAGTGTGGCGTTGTTCAGCAACAAGATGCCGCCCCTGGTCGGCCTGGATATCAGTTCGACAGCTGTAAAGCTGCTGCAACTGAGCGGGGGAGATGGTCGCTACAAGGTCGAAAATTACGCGGTAGAACCACTGCCGGCGAATGCCGTGGTGGAAAAAAACATCGCGGAAGTCGAGGCTGTGGGGGAAGCCATCGGGCGCGCCGTCAAGCGCTCGGGCACCCGCGCGAAGCATTGTGCGCTGGCGGTAGCCGGCTCGGCTGTGATCACCAAGGTGATCAACATGCCGGCCGACCTGACCGAGGCCGACCTGGACAGTCAGATCCAGATCGAGGCCAATCAGTACATTCCCTATCCGCTCGACGAGGTCAGCCTGGACTTTGAGGTGATCGGGCCCATGCCCGGTAACCCGGAGATGATGCAGGTGCTGCTGGCCGCGTCTCGAACCGAAAACGTCGACATCCGCGTTGCCGCGGCTGAACTCGGCGGCCTGACCGCCAAGGCGGTGGATGTCGAAGCGTTTGCCATGGAGAACGCTTTTGTCCTGGTTGCTGACCAGCTGGGTATCGACCCGAAGGCGCGGGTCGCCATCGTCGACGTCGGCGCCACGATGACCACGCTGATCGTGCTGAACGAAGGCCGCACCATCTACACACGTGAACAGGTGTTCGGCGGCAAGCAGCTCACCGATGAGGTGATGCGCCGCTACGGTCTATCTTATGAGGAAGCGGGGCTCGCGAAGCGTCAAGGCGGTTTGCCTGAAAGCTACGAACAGGAAGTGCTCGAACCCTTCAAGGACGCGATGGTGCAGCAGGTGAGTCGCTCCCTGCAGTTCTTCTTTTCCTCCAGCGAATTCGATTCCGTCGAGCATGTGGTGCTGGCCGGCGGATGTGCATCGATCAACGGCGTCGCTGATCTGGTGCAGCAGCAGCTAGCCATTCCCTGCACCATCGCCAATCCGGCCGCCAATATGAGCGTGGCTCCGCGCGTTCGGGCGCAGGCGCTGGGCGCCGACGCGCCGTCGCTGATGATTGCCTGCGGACTGGCCTTGAGGAGTTTTGACTAATGGCCCGCATTAACCTACTGCCGTGGCGCGAGGAACGTCGCCGGCAGCGGCAACAGGAATTCTACGCAGTGTTGGGTGGTGCGGCGTTGATGGGGCTGGTCGCCTTTGTCGGGGTCAACATGCAGCTGGGCGCCATGCAGGATCACCAGGACGGCCGCAATCAGATCTTGCGCAACCAGATTGCGGTGCTGGATCGACGCATTCGAGATATC
The Pseudomonadota bacterium DNA segment above includes these coding regions:
- a CDS encoding penicillin-binding protein 1A → MSPRIRRALKITKWLSILGLTGVLLGAGTLFVSYLIINPGLPDVDVLSDVQLQVPLRIYSSDGQLMQVYGEKRRSPLTIDQIPDNLKNAFIAGEDARFYEHPGVDYQGIARAIWHIAKTGGEKGPGGSTITQQLARDFGLVSREKLFTRKLKEWFLALKIERELTKDEILALYLNKIYLGNRAYGVAAAAQGYYGKHVDDLTLAESAMIAACAQLPSRVNPLRSLDLSTRRRNYMLRRMAEQGYVPEAEAKAAIQAQDYAYAHDPTIEVDALYAAELARSRALTMLGDDIYSGGYTIYTTIDSRLQHAANRAVRKGLIDYDQRHGYRGPEAQFELSQTATSADWDDVLDRFGVVSGMQPALVLSLDEGFFLAYLPDGQTVAVELASIAWARAYKDVNSRGPAPETVADVVAVGDVIRVALDDEGQWQMTQIPDVQGALVSLAPEDGSVRALVGGLDFQRSKFNRATQAKRQPGSSFKPFVYAAALDRDYTPATLVNDAPIVFEDDQLERSWKPENFSEQFFGLTRLREGMVNSRNLVSIRVLRDIGVDYAWRFVQRFGFDGADIPRDLSMALGSGAVTPLAMARAYAGLANGGYRIDPYFIDRIVDGQGRAVFEARPAFACAQCPQRLNPDEVDPAVSMAADQTTEQAAREAPRLAAQALEPPTHYLIQSLLRDVIRRGTGKSALRLGRGDLAGKTGTTNDQRDAWFSGYNAALATTVWVGFDQLLRLGRNEVGGKAALPIWIEYMGQALDGVPEVDEQLPAGVAVAQINPDTGLLCSAQRSGCLTEYFRQGTLPDTEPEDVRESGAEQDPYGIF
- a CDS encoding pilus assembly protein PilM: MPPLVGLDISSTAVKLLQLSGGDGRYKVENYAVEPLPANAVVEKNIAEVEAVGEAIGRAVKRSGTRAKHCALAVAGSAVITKVINMPADLTEADLDSQIQIEANQYIPYPLDEVSLDFEVIGPMPGNPEMMQVLLAASRTENVDIRVAAAELGGLTAKAVDVEAFAMENAFVLVADQLGIDPKARVAIVDVGATMTTLIVLNEGRTIYTREQVFGGKQLTDEVMRRYGLSYEEAGLAKRQGGLPESYEQEVLEPFKDAMVQQVSRSLQFFFSSSEFDSVEHVVLAGGCASINGVADLVQQQLAIPCTIANPAANMSVAPRVRAQALGADAPSLMIACGLALRSFD